The genomic interval agcaagcaagcaagcaagcaagcaaggccagcgccagttgtttctcaaatccaatctcctttttgcagtcacttgcaatggcgcgcgcgcctagcgtgataactgcgcgtgctgtttcAATTCccttaacgtttgacatttgtgacatcaaaaacacaattctccatcCAAACGCAAAGCAACAGACAATACAAATAAAACACATGCAAAGTCCACATCAACGCTGCCATGCAGTGTCCCGGGCAAtgggcagacacacacacacaacaaataagagtgtcacaacctcatcttttgcatgtcacttAACCAATCTTTTCTTCCTTTCAAgtgggacacagacagaattacacgctcacatagaacccattttcAACAAACCGTTAACGACAACAAAACCTTCAAGATTGCAAATTGTTCCCTGCCGGCAAGCCACTACTACCAAAcgggcctgcctgcttaactaacatgagcGGTGGGAGGataacacttcaaacatatatcgctgaCTAGAAaggcatcactacttactatatgaagactctatcgtttctttattcTCGGTAGAGAAAAtccaatgaccacggattatttacattcttcctcctcgtgtacgcaacaaaatcaatcCAATCCAGCTTCCTCtactctgcaacataaacaacatggaacatcaaacaccactgactgcAGCACAcaacagcacagcacagcacagcacagcacagcacagcaacAGCTACAGCACCGCACCAGCACAGCTCAActtgcaacagcaccagccgcggggCATCCAAATCACACTTGCCAACGAAAcatttagctagcaagcgagaaagaggcggggactagcgcgaacgcagttCCCCATagtaccagaaattatacgctcgagttacccacatttggggtaatcgcaagggttccacccgatcgaagtgcaatgcgaaagggcctcaccttgatgGACTGCCGCCTTGATCAACAGTGCCAATCCCGCGGCAGGGTAaatatgaacttttctgacgcagcctgccaccgcattacggagcttgcgcgctgatcccttgtggtgcttccttgtccgttctccgtcacttgctcaactcacagccggcccgTGTCCCTGTCTGTGGTGTCCCggttgaaacaacaacaaaccacaaggttagggaagattaactgtcaagctcttttcaattgattgtttcttccccagagggaagtgagCCCTGTCGCTCGcgggtagtgctataccgaggcaaccgttggctgggacgaggcaagcctcttttccacagcccggttccaaaaatcagtttaatatatgagctgctcaatgagcatcGTATTCAGAGATTTAGCTGATAAGaccagatactacacttgatcgtAGCCAAAATTCCGAGAAAGCGATGTCCCAAAATGTCCCAcggccagccagagtgctgcacggatccatgcacagaagatatggtggtgctattgcagacccgacggCCTTGCCCAGAAAttccagcctgcaagtgcaacaacacaacagcaagccttcctgtTCTGACGGCATTGGTCCCTGCTCCCTGTGTTTTGCTCGACgtccaccaaccaaacaactagacaagtaaccctcttcTTTCAatttccccttataagagagcaaattttcgcgatgatttccctTGTCTACgaaccataccacagggaaaacaagcccggttctcgtccgatcaccgggaagttaagctctgtcggggcggggttagtacttggatgggtgaccgcctgggaatacccctgTGTCGTAGgccttccttgttttgtcccctgccatcacccgacatttaaacatattacacaacgataacgcactgtattaactcaatttacgctttgtataacatttttttctttcacagacgtgcaagcaagcaagcaagcaagcaagcaagcaagcaagcaaggcaAGCAAGCAAGgcagcaagcgccagttgtttctcaaatcaaatctcctttttgcagtcacttgcaatggcgcgcgcgctagcgtgataactgcgcgtgctgttcaattccattaacgtttgacatttgtgacatcaaaaacacaattctccagccaaacgcaaagcacagacaagacaaataaaacacattcaaagtccacagaaccaCTGcaaatgcagtgtccgtggcaatggcagacacacacacacaacaaagaagagtgtcacaacctaatcttttgcatgtcacgtaaccaaccttgtcttcctttcaagagggacacagacagaattacacgctcacatagaacccatttgcaacaaacgttaacgacacaaaaccttcaaattgcaaattgttcctgccggcaggccacgcacaaacggcctgcctgcttaactaacatgatcggtgggaggagaacacttcaaacatatatcgctactataaagcatcactacttactatttgaagactctatcgtttctttatctcgtagagaaaatacaatgaccacggattagttacattcttcctcctcgtgtacgcaacaaaatcaagccagtcagcttcctcgtctctgcaacttAAACAACACTGAACATAAAAAaacactgactcagcacagcacagcacagcacagcacagcacagcacagcacagcacagcacagcacagcacagctcaactgcaacagcaccagccgcggtgcatccaaatcacacaaaacaaacaggttagctagcacgCGAGacagaggcggggactagcgcgaacgcaggtccccactaccagaaattatacgctcgagttacccacatttggggtaatcgcaagggtcaacccgatcgaagtgcaatgaaagggcctcaccttgagaggactgcctccttgatcacagtgcctcccgcgtcaggtaagtatgaacttttctgacgcagcctgccaccgcattacggagcttgcgcgctgatcccttgtggtgcttccttgtccgtcctccgtcacttgctcaactcacagccggccgtgtctgtctgtgtgtctgtggaaacaacaacaagccacaaggttagggaagataacggtcaagctcttttcaattgattgtttcttccccagagggaagtgggccgcgctcggaggtagtgctataccgaggcaacccgtggctgggacgaggcaagcctcttttccacagcccggttccaaaaatcagtttaatatatgagctgctcaatgagcagcNNNNNNNNNNNNNNNNNNNNNNNNNNNNNNNNNNNNNNNNNNNNNNNNNNNNNNNNNNNNNNNNNNNNNNNNaatggcccacgccagccagagtgctgcacggctcctgcacagaagatatggtggtgctattgcagacccgactgccttgcccagaatgccagcctgcaagtgcaacaacacaacagcaagccttcctttctgacggcagtggtcactgctccctgtgttgctcgacagccaccaaccaaacaactagacaagtaaccctctctttcaattccccttataagagagcaaattttcgcgatgatttccttgtctacgaccataccacagggaaaacaccggttctcgtccgatcaccgaagttaagctctgtcgggcggggttagtacttggatgggtgaccgcctgggaataccccgtgtcgtaggcttccttgttttgtcccctgccatcacccgacatttaactattacacaacgataactcactgtattaactcaatttacttgtagaacattttttttcgacgtgcaagcaagcaagcaagcaagcaagcaagcaagcaagcaagcaagcaagcaagcaagcgccagttgtttctcaaatcaaatctcctttttgcagtcacttgcaatggcgcgcgcgctagcgtgataactgcgcgtgctgttcaattccattaacgtttgacatttgtgacatcaaaaacacaattctccagccaacgcaaagcacagacaagacaaataaaacacattcaaagtccacagaacactgcaatgcagtgtccgtggcaatggcagacacacacacacaacaaagaagagtgtcacaacctaatcttttgcatgtcacgtaaccaaccttgtcttcctttcaagagggacacagacagaattacacgctcacatagaacccatttgcaacaaacgttaacgacacaaaaccttcaaattgcaaattgttcctgccggcaggccacgcacaaacggcctgcctgcttaactaacatgatcggtgggaggagaacacttcaaacatatatcgctactataaagcatcactacttactatttgaagactctatcgtttctttatctcgtagagaaaatacaatgaccacggattagttacattcttcctcctcgtgtacgcaacaaaatcaagccagtcatgcttcctcgtctctgcaacataaacaacatggaacatcaaacaccactgactcagcacagcacagcacagcacagcacagcacagcacagcacagcacagcacagcacagcacagcacagctcaactgcaacagcaccagccgcggtgcatccaaatcacacaaaacaaacaggttagctagcaagcgagaaagaggcggggactagcgcgaacgcaggtccccactaccagaaattatacgctcgagttacccacatttggggtaatcgcaagggtcaacccgatcgaagtgcaatgaaagggcctcaccttgagaggactgcctccttgatcacagtgcctcccgcgtcaggtaagttttttttatatttaaggcgaatggctggccccccagtagggtgagtgcaatggccaccagacataccgactaatccacTTACATCAGTGGTtcgccttaaacgggggagcacctaGCTCGTCAAACGTCACCGAGGGATCGAACCTCGCCCCTTACAAACATAAATACAGGTAAAGACGAACAGGACAAACATCGCAACAACATTAAAAGGCAGAAACACAATCCTAACAGAGAACAGAAGGACACGGTGAGTTCACCAGCATATGGCAGACCCCGGGGatcaccagtcaaccgactaatccagcATTAGCACTGGTACGCTGTGTGTGTGAACAATTAAGGTAAGACTTAAGTAACCATTAACTAAGAAGGATAtaactaaaaataaacactgTATTACTTCAATAATAATTCCAAACTaccaaataataatcatataacGGAAATGAATCACTACTTTAAAAGATCAGAGGTGAATGAGTAACCGATCTTGCTGGAGCGAGGCGATGACACCCCTGGCACACCATTGACGAAGGAAATAACGACGACGACGGATGGAGTGGAAACGACGAAAAAACAAGGGAAGATGAAACCGGACGCGGGCACGGACACTCGCAATGAGATCGAGCGCACTTGGTGGAACATCACGAAAACGGAAATCATTGCGGGCGTGCCAAATATaaaatttacagacattaaggAGGTAGACAAAGATCCGAGGAACACAGTGGAGTTCATCGGGACTAAAACCAAAGAGGACATGACGACAAAGGAGAGACGGACACAGAGGGGAGGCTGTAACCATGAGAGACTGTAGCCACGATAAGACACTTTGTGCCAGGGGGCATGCAAAAAACAGATGTGGGAGGGTCTCTGAGGCGAGGCCACAGAGGCAGAGCGGAGGGACATTGTAACCAAAAGAAACAAGGCGGTCAGCCGTGTACAGGACCCCGTGGCCGATTTTCCAGGCAACATCAAATACTGGACGAtctaaaggaaagaaagaaagggactGCCAGGTGGAGGACCAGTATAAGGGCCCGAATTGGGCACGAAATTTGGAAACACAATGTGGAGAAGTGTGATGTttagataaaagaaacaaatagcaGGATTTTGCCGAAACTTCCGAAAGAGGGGAGACCTCCAGGCCTGAGAAAGTACCAATGACCAAGGAGGCACGTGAAGCACAGAAAGCCCCCTCTAGGGAGCGCCAGGCAAGGAGTAGGGCATGATAAAAGGGAGGGAGACGCTCCGGGGCAAACGCAAAGGGGcaagaaaaaacttcaaaaggagAAGACCGGAAGAGTGAGGTGAACCAAAACGACATGAGAGTAGACCAGGGTCCCGGATTGAGGGACCACCGTTTTACCCATTGAGCTAAGAGGGCTTGGGCCTTAGATCCGATTGAAACGACAGAGAGGCCACCCAAAAACGGGTGCTGAGCGATGGTTGAACGTGAGACGAGATCCGGTTTGcccttccaaaaaaacttaaaaatagcCGTGTTTAGTTCCCGTGATACAGAGTCCGGCATAGGAACCATAGACGCCACATACCAGATGCGGGAGAGGGCGAGCGAGTTGATGATAAGAGCTCTTCCACTGAGTGAGAGAGACCGCTGACGCCAGGAATGGAGAACGTTTTCGACCGCAGAGATGCGGGGACGCCAGTTGTCTTCATCAGTGACAGTCGGGCCAACATAAATGCCGAGAACCTTGATCTTATCAGAGCACCACTGCAGGTCGACTGGGTGGTACTGGCGATCTTTCCACGGCCCAAGCCACAAACCCCTGCACTTGTCCAGATTGAGACGGGACCCTGAGCCTTTCTCGAAAAGCGAGTAGGTGTTAAAAACCGCTGTAATGGCCCGATCAGAGGTAACAACCAAGgtggtatcatccgcatactggGAGATCACCGGGAGGGGCTGCGATTCCCCTGGCAGAGCGAGACCCGAGATGGAGGGGTTAGCACGGATATTACAGGCGAGAACTTCTGCGTAAAGGACATACAAGAGAGGAGAAAGGGGGCAACCTTGACGAACACCACGAGTTAgcgaaaagaagaagaaagataacCATTGACATTTACAGCACTTTGTACACCACCATACAACACATCAACCCAATGAACAAAATCAGGGCCAAAGCCCATATGACAGAGAGTGCGACGCAGGAAAGACCAGTCCACCCTGTCGAAAG from Acropora muricata isolate sample 2 unplaced genomic scaffold, ASM3666990v1 scaffold_406, whole genome shotgun sequence carries:
- the LOC136902885 gene encoding uncharacterized protein, coding for MVPMPDSVSRELNTAIFKFFWKGKPDLVSRSTIAQHPFLGGLSVVSIGSKAQALLAQWVKRWSLNPGPWSTLMSFWFTSLFRSSPFEVFSCPFAFAPERLPPFYHALLLAWRSLEGAFCASRASLVIGTFSGLEVSPLSEVSAKSCYLFLLSKHHTSPHCVSKFRAQFGPLYWSSTWQSLSFFPLDRPVFDVAWKIGHGVLYTADRLVSFGYNVPPLCLCGLASETLPHLFFACPLAQSVLSWLQSLMVTASPLCPSLLCRHVLFGFSPDELHCVPRIFVYLLNVCKFYIWHARNDFRFRDVPPSALDLIASVRARVRFHLPLFFRRFHSIRRRRYFLRQWCARGVIASLQQDRLLIHL